The following are encoded in a window of bacterium SCSIO 12643 genomic DNA:
- the trxA gene encoding thioredoxin has protein sequence MASFGSIIQSDVPVLIDFHAEWCGPCKTVAPILKSLKEEMGDQVKLIKIDVDKNQEIAAKYQIRGVPTLMIFKNGNLLWRQSGVTPIENLRAEISKHV, from the coding sequence ATGGCAAGTTTTGGCTCAATTATACAAAGTGATGTACCTGTATTGATTGATTTTCATGCAGAGTGGTGTGGACCGTGTAAAACAGTTGCACCTATTTTAAAGTCGCTTAAAGAAGAAATGGGAGATCAGGTGAAGTTGATCAAAATTGATGTGGATAAGAATCAGGAGATCGCAGCAAAGTACCAGATTCGTGGAGTACCTACATTAATGATTTTTAAAAATGGGAATCTGCTTTGGAGACAATCCGGAGTGACACCCATTGAAAACTTAAGAGCAGAGATTTCAAAGCACGTTTAG
- a CDS encoding rhodanese-like domain-containing protein, with the protein MRKFSFKTIFFVSAIMLGFASISCSAGTESKGTEQSTKTYSNVSVDDLNKVVKAGEDVIILDVRTPSEVSEGYVKDAQNLNINGTTFKQQAETLDKSKTVYVYCRSGHRSQIASKTLIEMGFSDVRNVEGGFLAWAGKGYQIVK; encoded by the coding sequence ATGCGTAAGTTTTCATTTAAAACAATATTCTTTGTTTCAGCAATAATGTTGGGATTTGCATCTATCTCTTGTAGCGCTGGAACAGAATCGAAAGGTACAGAGCAATCAACTAAAACGTATTCAAATGTTTCTGTAGATGATTTGAATAAAGTAGTAAAAGCAGGGGAAGACGTGATCATTTTGGATGTAAGAACCCCATCCGAAGTATCCGAAGGATATGTGAAAGATGCGCAAAATCTAAACATAAATGGTACTACTTTTAAGCAACAAGCGGAGACTTTGGATAAATCAAAAACCGTTTATGTGTATTGTCGTTCAGGGCACAGAAGTCAGATCGCCAGTAAAACCTTAATTGAAATGGGGTTTAGCGATGTGAGAAACGTTGAAGGAGGATTTTTAGCCTGGGCTGGTAAAGGATATCAAATCGTCAAATAG
- a CDS encoding helix-turn-helix transcriptional regulator: protein MVNLEKLNAATNLLKGVAHPIRLAIMEVLKEHEGLCVTDIYEKIGVEQAVVSQHLKILKDRGILGSRKEGKNCFYFIKNEKFNKLLDYIEECNECH, encoded by the coding sequence ATGGTTAATCTGGAGAAATTAAATGCTGCTACCAATCTCTTAAAAGGAGTTGCACACCCCATTCGATTGGCGATCATGGAGGTCCTGAAAGAACACGAGGGTTTATGTGTAACTGATATTTATGAGAAGATAGGAGTGGAACAAGCTGTAGTATCTCAGCACCTAAAAATCTTGAAAGACCGTGGGATTTTGGGATCAAGAAAAGAGGGTAAAAATTGTTTTTACTTCATTAAAAATGAAAAGTTCAACAAGTTGTTGGATTATATAGAAGAATGTAATGAGTGTCATTGA
- a CDS encoding type IX secretion system membrane protein PorP/SprF, translated as MKKTILILATICISVASWGQQLPQYSQFFLNKTLINPGATGTEDYWEAQATNRLQWVGITDAPRTHVISANGPISDYKMGLGGKVFVDVVGPTRRTGFSFSYSYKLKLSETLKLGMGLSFGGLQYTTDGSQILLKDPNDVALSGQLQSVFVPDAGVGFHLYSDDFYVGISMPQIIGNKLQFFDHYRNTEAALERHMFAYAGYKFKVTDDIIVEPAVLGKWVDPAPIAFEGNLRVIYQDLVWVGASYRMNDAVVAMLGVNVNESLVFAYSYDMATSDIKTATSGSHELMIGIRFRKPTNIQRAAK; from the coding sequence ATGAAAAAGACGATTTTAATATTAGCAACGATATGTATTTCGGTAGCGAGTTGGGGACAACAGTTACCGCAATACTCGCAGTTCTTTCTAAATAAGACGCTGATCAATCCTGGGGCAACAGGAACAGAAGATTATTGGGAAGCACAAGCAACCAACCGATTGCAATGGGTTGGAATTACAGATGCGCCACGAACGCATGTAATTAGTGCCAATGGACCCATTAGTGATTATAAAATGGGCTTAGGCGGAAAAGTATTTGTGGACGTGGTGGGACCAACCAGAAGAACTGGTTTTTCATTTAGCTATTCATATAAATTGAAGTTATCGGAAACTTTAAAATTAGGTATGGGATTAAGCTTTGGAGGACTTCAGTATACAACAGATGGTTCGCAAATCTTATTGAAAGATCCGAATGATGTTGCGTTAAGTGGTCAGTTGCAATCAGTTTTTGTTCCGGATGCTGGAGTAGGTTTCCATTTATATTCAGATGATTTTTATGTGGGCATTTCAATGCCTCAGATTATCGGAAATAAACTGCAGTTCTTTGATCATTATAGAAATACTGAAGCGGCTTTAGAACGTCATATGTTTGCATATGCTGGGTACAAATTTAAAGTGACTGATGATATTATTGTGGAACCTGCCGTATTAGGAAAATGGGTAGATCCTGCACCAATTGCATTTGAAGGAAACTTAAGAGTGATTTATCAGGATTTGGTGTGGGTAGGAGCTTCTTATAGAATGAATGATGCGGTTGTTGCAATGCTAGGTGTGAATGTAAATGAGAGTTTAGTTTTTGCGTACTCATATGACATGGCCACATCGGATATTAAAACCGCAACGTCCGGTTCGCATGAATTAATGATTGGGATACGATTTAGAAAACCAACCAATATTCAAAGGGCCGCAAAATAA